AGCTTGATTCCCGCTGCTTCGCCCGCTTCCTTCTGGTTCAGCGAAAGAAAATCGCTGCGAGCAAAATGCGCCATGTTGAGCGGCTTCGGCCCCGCCGTGATTTTCAAGCCACGCGATCGCGCTTCTTCAATGGTTTCTTCCAAACCTACTGAAGAAGTAAAGCCTTTGTCGTAATCGGAAAGACACAGCGCCGAAGCGCCATCCCACGCCGCACGGAACTTTTCGGCGAGCGCGTCCAGAATTTCGCGCGAAAACGGTTCGTCGCTTTCGCGGTCGATGCGCACCATTTGCTGGCGCTGCGCCACGACGCGCGTCTTGAGACTTGTGGGACGCGACGGGTCGCGCACGATTCCCGAAACATCTGCACCGGCCTGGCCGAGTTCCAACGCCAAGTCGTCGCCTGCTTCGTCATCGCCGATGACGCCGCACACGCGCACCCGCGCGCCGAGCGAAAGCAGGTTCATTACAACGTTGGCCGCGCCGCCGGGCGCGGTTTTGCGCTCCGAAAGACGCACGACCGGAACCGGCGCTTCGGGCGAAATGCGCGAAGCGTTCCCGATGATCCATTCATCGAGCATCAAGTCGCCCGCAACGACGACGGTTTTGCCGCGCGCCGCCTGCAGCAACGCTTGCGCCTGTGTCCATTCGCCCCGCATTATTCGCCCGACCTTTGGCTTTCGCCCAACTTTTCATTAACAGCAGCAACGAGTAAGGGAATCATCAGTTCGTGATGGCCCGTCAGCGCGATGCCGCGCCCGCGTCCTTCGCTGAGTTCGTTGGCGCGGCGCACCGGATTCCACGTCGAGCGGTAGTGCTGAATAAAATCGAAGTTGACGCCAGTGAAGTCGCTCACGTCATGGCCTAAATTGCGACAAACGGCGAGGCTTTTTTCGATAATCGTCGGCAGCAGAACGCTTGAACCGATGTTGAGCAAAACGCCGCCGCTGAGGTCTTTGACGACATTCGCAAAAATCTTAAAATCGGCGAAGGTTGCGGCTCCGGTGTCGGCGCCGTTCATCGTGGGATGCGGGTGCGGAATATCGCTGCCAATTGCCACATGAATCGTCATCGGGACGCCGTATTTCTGCGCGTTCGCTAGAAGCGACAAATCGAGGTTCGGCGCGTTTTCTTCCACCAGCATTTTGCCGAGCGTTTCGCCAAAACCCGCACCATTTTCGTGCGCGCGTTTGGCCGCGCCGTTGATGAATTCACCGGTTTCGCGCGCCATGCCAAAGGTGCCGGTTTTGATGCCCGCGCCGACATCTTCCGAAGTGACGCCAAAGCGCGCGACTTCCGAATCGTGAACCGCGCCGGCGCCGTTGGTGGCAATTGCCGCGATAACGCCGCGACGCATCCAGTCGATGAGAAGCGGCGAAAGCCCCACTTTAATGACGTGCGCGCCCATCGTGATAACTACCGGCTTATTGTTTTGCCGCGCGTGAACAATAGCGTCTACTACGGCGCGTAATTCCTGTCCGGCGAGAATATCAGGAAGCGAATCGAAGAATTCGCCAAAGCTCGTGCCTTGAGGCAACACTTTCGCGAATTCGCCAGTCGAAACCTTATTTTCGCGCTCGCGCACCGAATAAGTTTTGACAGAAGATAAATCGAGTTGTTGAAAATTCATAATCAAGAGTACGGTCGAATTCGACCGGACTAGACGCCAATCAATTCGCGCGCGGCGACAACCACCGATTCGGGCGCGAGCCTCGTCAGGCATTTTTTGTGTTCGCCATTTTTCAGCGGGCATTCCGAAAGCAAACACGGTGAACACTCGACCGGATGCCGCACAATGCGCTGCGGCACGCCACGCGGGCTGGTGAGTTTCCAACTGCTGGGGCCGTAGATTCCCACAACAGGCGTTCCCATCGCTGCGGCCAGATGCAGCACGCCGGAATCGATGCCGAGAAACAAGCGCGCGCGTCCACACAACGCAGCGAGTGTTTGCAAATCGGTGCGGCCACCGGCATCGAAAACCGGCTGTTTCATTTTCGCGCGCACGCTTTCGGTTTGTTGCGTGCCAACCAGCACAACCGGCAGCCGTGCCGCCAAAGTATCCAGCGCCTGCGCCCAGTGTTCTTCAGGCCATTCTTTGATTCCGCGCCGCGCACTTGCTTCGCACGCGGCGACGACAAAGGGGCCGGAGATTCCGGCTTCCTGCAAAATCGCATCGGCACGCGCGCCTGCCGAGAGCGGCAGATGCAGCAAACCATGATAATCGCGGTCGTGCGCCGGACAGCCCATCGCGCGCGCAATGTCGAGGTGCGATTCGATGGTATAAGGCGCATGCTCTTTAGGAACATGATGCGTCAGCAACGCTTCCATCTTGGCGCCTTCGTAACCGATGCGCATCGGTGCGCCCGAACTCCATGCGAGCATTGTGGTGTTGCGGCTTTGCGAAAACGCCACGCACACATCGAGATGGCGCGCACGAAGTTGCATCAAAAGCGAAGTCTGGTTTGTGAGTCCGCCTTTGGCGCGCAGCAGAATTTCATCAACAAACGGCGAGGCTTCCAGTAACGGCGCCAAACCGGGCCTCACGACGGCATGAATCTTCGCACCGGGAAAGCTTTCGCGCAGTGCTGCAAGCGCCGGAAGCGTGAACAGCAAATCGCCTAAACCATTGAGGTGAAAAGTCGCGATGCGCCGCACCGGAACCGAGAGGGCGAGGCTTTGCGACGGCGCCGCGCCGGTGAGAACAGCCGCGCTCGCGCCCGAATTCGCGTTAATTTTCTTCTTCGGGCTTTTGGAAAAAGGCATGAGGTATCAGTCGGAGGTACCGTCGAAATCGACCGTACCCTTATTTTTGCAACGAACGTAATTTGCGGTATTTTTCTTTTGTTTCCCAGGCGCTGAAGCGCGCGATTCTTAGCCCCAGTGCGCCATCGAGAAAGCCGCCTTTCAAAATGTAACCACGCATGAAGCGCCACGCCGCGCGCGTGTAAGGCGACGCGGCACCCGCGCGTTTGCCACTTTCTGCCTGGGCTTGCGCCCACAGTGTCGAGTATTTTTCCAATCGCGCCAAATGGTCGGTGCGGTCGCGATAGG
The Abditibacteriaceae bacterium DNA segment above includes these coding regions:
- a CDS encoding PfkB family carbohydrate kinase produces the protein MRGEWTQAQALLQAARGKTVVVAGDLMLDEWIIGNASRISPEAPVPVVRLSERKTAPGGAANVVMNLLSLGARVRVCGVIGDDEAGDDLALELGQAGADVSGIVRDPSRPTSLKTRVVAQRQQMVRIDRESDEPFSREILDALAEKFRAAWDGASALCLSDYDKGFTSSVGLEETIEEARSRGLKITAGPKPLNMAHFARSDFLSLNQKEAGEAAGIKLDSVEAVECAGEGILAQTQAKSLSITRGSRGVSLFRINAPPLHIPAHAVEVFDVAGAGDTFLAAATLALAGGSDVEGATNLGNIAAAASVRHVGVVAIVPEDIRRVAEEKD
- a CDS encoding glycosyltransferase family 9 protein produces the protein MPFSKSPKKKINANSGASAAVLTGAAPSQSLALSVPVRRIATFHLNGLGDLLFTLPALAALRESFPGAKIHAVVRPGLAPLLEASPFVDEILLRAKGGLTNQTSLLMQLRARHLDVCVAFSQSRNTTMLAWSSGAPMRIGYEGAKMEALLTHHVPKEHAPYTIESHLDIARAMGCPAHDRDYHGLLHLPLSAGARADAILQEAGISGPFVVAACEASARRGIKEWPEEHWAQALDTLAARLPVVLVGTQQTESVRAKMKQPVFDAGGRTDLQTLAALCGRARLFLGIDSGVLHLAAAMGTPVVGIYGPSSWKLTSPRGVPQRIVRHPVECSPCLLSECPLKNGEHKKCLTRLAPESVVVAARELIGV